A region from the Aegilops tauschii subsp. strangulata cultivar AL8/78 chromosome 5, Aet v6.0, whole genome shotgun sequence genome encodes:
- the LOC109781503 gene encoding ent-kaurenoic acid oxidase 1-like: protein MAMAGGGGGGVLGEWGWWLGLVFGAGPLLCLAAWHAMDAWYRAAFFLKHGSQRRLPPGHMGLPFLGETLSLIWHFKLARRPDEFIAAKRRAHGGAGAGLYRTHLFGSPAVIACSPAANKFVLQSPDNFGARWPVPELVGITSVVNVEGAAHARLRGFITAAINRPSSLRTIAAVMQPRIMVALASWADMGTIVAATEIKNVTFANICKMFISMEPSPLTEKIDKLFRDLVAGLRSFPLDFPGTTFHSARKCRRKLNAIFREELEARKKVGRECDDLMGGLMHMEDEQGRKLRDEEVVDNIVSLVIAGYESTASAIMWATYHLAKSPVALAKLREENMAVSKSKGASSMITHDDLPNMKYTAKVVEETIRMANISPMLHRVANRDVDHNGYTIPAGWSVLVWVRSLHTDPGNYENPLTFNPDRWDEPAKPGTYLVFGGGYRICAGNMLARLQLTIMLHHLSIGYEWELLNPDAEIDYVPNPRPADGAVMSFRKLST from the exons ATGGCGATGGCcggaggcggcggaggaggtgTACTGGGCGAGTGGGGCTGGTGGCTGGGCCTCGTTTTCGGTGCCGGCCCGCTGCTCTGCCTCGCCGCCTGGCACGCCATGGACGCTTGGTACCGCGCTGCCTTCTTCCTCAAACACGGCAGCCAGCGCCGCCTCCCGCCGGGCCACATGGGCCTGCCCTTCCTCGGCGAGACGCTCTCCCTGATCTGGCACTTCAAGCTCGCGCGCCGTCCTGACGAGTTCATCGCCGCCAAGAGGCGAGCGCACGGTGGTGCCGGGGCCGGCCTCTACCGCACGCACCTCTTCGGCTCCCCCGCTGTCATCGCCTGTTCGCCGGCCGCCAACAAGTTCGTTCTTCAGTCCCCAGACAACTTCGGTGCGCGGTGGCCCGTGCCGGAGCTTGTGGGCATCACGTCTGTGGTGAACGTTGAGGGTGCCGCCCATGCCAGGCTCCGCGGGTTCATCACCGCAGCCATCAACCGGCCCAGCTCGCTTCGGACCATCGCCGCCGTCATGCAGCCCCGCATCATGGTGGCGCTGGCCTCTTGGGCCGACATGGGGACCATCGTCGCTGCCACCGAGATCAAGAAT GTGACATTCGCCAACATCTGCAAGATGTTCATTAGCATGGAGCCTTCTCCATTGACGGAGAAGATCGACAAGTTGTTCCGTGACTTGGTTGCTGGCCTTAGGTCATTCCCCTTGGATTTTCCAGGGACAACATTTCATAGTGCTCGCAAG TGTCGTCGGAAGCTAAACGCTATCTTTCGAGAGGAGCTGGAGGCGAGGAAGAAGGTGGGAAGGGAGTGTGATGATCTCATGGGTGGGCTGATGCACATGGAGGACGAGCAGGGGAGGAAGTTGAGGGACGAGGAGGTGGTGGACAACATCGTCTCCCTCGTCATCGCTGGATACGAGTCTACCGCCAGCGCCATCATGTGGGCTACCTACCACCTTGCCAAATCCCCGGTTGCCCTAGCCAAGCTCCGGGAGGAGAATATGGCGGTGAGCAAAAGCAAAGGGGCTTCATCAATGATCACCCATGACGACCTCCCGAATATGAAGTACACCGCGAAGGTAGTGGAGGAGACAATTCGGATGGCTAACATATCGCCGATGTTGCACCGCGTGGCGAACAGGGATGTGGATCACAATGGGTACACGATACCGGCGGGTTGGTCGGTGCTAGTGTGGGTGAGGTCGCTGCACACTGATCCCGGCAATTACGAGAACCCCCTCACCTTCAACCCCGACAGATGGGAT GAGCCAGCAAAGCCAGGGACGTACCTTGTGTTCGGAGGCGGCTACAGGATCTGTGCTGGCAACATGCTCGCTAGGTTGCAGCTCACCATCATGCTTCATCATCTCTCCATTGGCTATGA ATGGGAGTTGCTGAACCCTGATGCAGAGATTGATTACGTCCCAAACCCAAGGCCAGCGGATGGTGCAGTCATGTCCTTCCGTAAGCTTAGCACCTGA